From Streptomyces sp. NBC_01551:
CCTGGGCGGGGGCGTCCTGCTGGTCGGGGCGTCGCTGGCGTGGCACGGCGCGGAGGTCCAGGGGACGTTCCTGTCGCTGACGGGGGTGTGGTCGGGGCGGTTCGCGGTGCTGCTGCTCGCGCTGGCGCTGATCCCGAACGCGATGGTGTGGGGCGCGGCGTACGCGCTCGGGCCGGGGTTCGCGCTGGGCGCCGGGGCGACGGCGACGCCGCTGGGCTTCGAGGGGTCGGCGGCGCTGCCGTTGCCGCGGTTCCCGCTGCTGGCGGCGTTGCCGCCGGAGGGGCCGGGGTCGCCGGTCACCTGGGCGGTGGGCGTGATTCCGGTGGCGGCCGGGCTGGCGGTGGGGTGGTTCGCGGTGCGGCGGGCGCGCGAAGTCTCGTACGGGGAGACGGCGCTGACGGCGGCTCTGGGTGCGGTGGTGTGCGGGCTGTTGATGGCGGGACTGGCGGGGGTGGCGTCGGGGCCGCTGGGGTCGCGGGAGTTGGCGCGGTTCGGGCCGGTGTGGTGGGAGGTGGGGGGCGCGGCTGGGGGGTGGACGCTGGGGCTGGCGGTGCCGTTGGCTGTCGCCGTGCACGGGTGGCGGAACCGGCTGGGCGGTGTCGATGCCGGTGACGCCGGCGCTGATGTTGATGTTGACGCGGATGAGTGGCATGCGTCGGGTACGCGGGAACTCCGGTGGGAGGCGTTGCGCCGGACGGCGGGGACGCTGGTTCCGGATCTGGCGTCGACGCCGGTCACGCCGGTCACGCCGGTGCGGCCGCATCCGAGGCCGGATCCCGTGCCGGTTCCGGATCCCGAGCCGGAACCCGAGCCGGACCCGGTCCCGACCCCGATCCCGGACCCGACCCCGGTCGCCCCACCGGTACCCCCGGTCTCAGGCGCCCGAGTCCTGTCCCGCCGCCGCCCACCCCTCTGACCCCGCCTCAATCGCCGGCGGGGCTGGATCGACCCGGCCGGGGTCGGGGCGTTCCGGGCGGTGCCGGCTTGTCCGTCGCGCCGCCGTTGCCGGGGGCCGGCCCCCGGACCCCCGCGCCTCAATCGCCGGCGGGGC
This genomic window contains:
- a CDS encoding DUF6350 family protein, with protein sequence MTQVIERGTPLPPAPPRAGGRRRSPAAAACVLGGAMAAGLGLGFLAVLVIVLWISSPYPDSGPGGALHLAAGLWLLAHGTDLIRYDTLSGVPAPVGVTPLLLVALPVLLMRRAARLGSASGDGSDGDEVLPAGAVFSAVTCGYLTVGSLATVYAAGGPMPADPLSAAWHVPLVAVLAAAGGVWVAKGRPLGPLPEWVPRGVRRAVARPRYALALRSGAAGALVLLGGGVLLVGASLAWHGAEVQGTFLSLTGVWSGRFAVLLLALALIPNAMVWGAAYALGPGFALGAGATATPLGFEGSAALPLPRFPLLAALPPEGPGSPVTWAVGVIPVAAGLAVGWFAVRRAREVSYGETALTAALGAVVCGLLMAGLAGVASGPLGSRELARFGPVWWEVGGAAGGWTLGLAVPLAVAVHGWRNRLGGVDAGDAGADVDVDADEWHASGTRELRWEALRRTAGTLVPDLASTPVTPVTPVRPHPRPDPVPVPDPEPEPEPDPVPTPIPDPTPVAPPVPPVSGARVLSRRRPPL